The Sesamum indicum cultivar Zhongzhi No. 13 linkage group LG1, S_indicum_v1.0, whole genome shotgun sequence genome includes a window with the following:
- the LOC105160746 gene encoding COP9 signalosome complex subunit 5a, with the protein MDPFSSAAIARQTWELENNIVSAGDASDSSAAASDAIFYYDEAAQAKFQQEKPWANDPHYFKRVKISALALLKMVVHARSGGTIEVMGLMQGKTDGDAIIVMDAFALPVEGTETRVNAQADAYEYMVDYSQTNKQAGRLENVVGWYHSHPGYGCWLSGIDVSTQMLNQQYQEPFLAVVIDPTRTVSAGKVDIGAFRTYPDGYKPPDEPVSEYQTIPLNKIEDFGVHCKQYYALDITYFKSSLDCHLLDLLWNKYWVNTLSSSPLLGNGDYFAGQISDLAEKIEQAENQLSHSRFGSLLAAPQRKKEEESQLTKITRDSAKITVEQVHGLMSQVIKDILFNSVRQSNKSQAESSGPEPMVET; encoded by the exons ATGGACCCGTTTTCGTCGGCAGCGATTGCTCGGCAGACGTGGGAACTGGAGAACAACATCGTCTCGGCCGGCGACGCCTCGGACTCATCCGCCGCGGCGTCGGACGCCATCTTCTACTACGACGAGGCAGCGCAGGCCAAGTTCCAGCAGGAGAAGCCGTGGGCGAATGATCCTCACTACTTCAAGCGCGTGAAAATCTCCGCGCTCGCGCTACTCAAGATGGTCGTCCACGCGCGCTCCGGCGGCACGATTGAGGTCATGGGACTCATGCAGGGAAAGACTGATGGGGATGCGATTATTGTAATGGACGCTTTTGCCCTCCCCGTCGAGGGTACTGAAACTAGGGTTAATGCGCAGGCGGATGCGTATGAGTATATGGTTGATTATTCGCAGACTAATAAACAG GCGGGTCGCCTGGAGAATGTAGTAGGGTGGTATCATTCTCATCCTGGCTATGGATGTTGGCTATCTGGTATAGATgtttccacacaaatgcttaaCCAGCAATACCAGGAGCCCTTTCTGGCAGTTGTTATCGATCCAACAAGGACTGTTTCTGCTGGAAAAGTTGATATCGGTGCTTTCAGGACATACCCAGATGGATACAAGCCTCCAGATGAGCCTGTCTCCGAGTATCAGACAATCCCCTTGAACAAAATTGAAGACTTTGGCGTGCACTGTAAACAG TATTATGCATTGGATATCACATATTTCAAGTCATCTCTTGACTGTCATCTCTTAGATCTGCTATGGAATAAGTATTGGGTGAACACCCTTTCTTCATCTCCTTTGCTGGGGAACGGAGATTATTTTGCTGGTCAAATCTCAGATTTAG CTGAGAAAATAGAGCAAGCTGAAAATCAGTTGTCCCATTCACGCTTTGGGTCCTTGCTAGCAGCTCCGCAGAGGAAGAAAGAG GAAGAATCTCAACTTACCAAAATCACTCGTGATAGTGCAAAGATAACTGTGGAGCAGGTTCATGGTTTGATGTCACAG GTAATCAAGGATATTCTTTTCAACTCTGTCCGGCAGTCCAACAAATCTCAAGCCGAGTCATCTGGTCCTGAGCCAATGGTTGAAACCTGA